AAAAGAGTGTCCAAAGTAATGTAGGGGTACGGACGTTACAAATTGTTCGTTATTTAGCAGATAAAATTCAAATTTTGGATGATACTCTGGATGATGAATCAGCAATGAAATTAGCTGATGAAACGATCAATAAGGCTGGAATTAAAACTGCAGCGCCTAAAGGATCTAAAGATAAGAATCATAAACAAGCTAAAGCGCTATTCTTCTTGGGAGATACTCAGGCAAACGAATTGGCTCAAGCGGCTGTTGATGGAGTGACTGATAAAAAGGCGCTTCAAAATATCTTGCGAGATAATCCAGCAATTGATATTGCTCTTTTTGGGCGCATGGTAGCCGATGATCCGTCTCTTAATGAGGATGCTTCTTCCCAAGTAGCTCATGCTATTTCTACTCATGCGGTTCGGCCAGAATTTGATTTCTATACTGCTGTCGATGATTTAGCACCAGAAGATAATGCTGGAGCCGGAATGCTAGGTACAGTTGAATATAACTCGTCAACACTCTATCGCTATGCTAATGTAGCTGTTCATGAGTTGAGCCGACAACTCAATAATCCTCAAGCTACCTTGAATACTTTAAAACTATTTATCGAATCTTTTACTAAATCGATGCCGACTGGGAAAATCAATACTTTTGCGAATCAAACCTTACCTCAGGCACTCTTAGTAACGGTTCGAGATGATCGCCCAGTGAACCTTGTTTCAGCATTTGAAAAACCGGTTAAAACACAGGATGGTTATGTTGAAAAATCTGTTGAAAACTTATTCAGCGAATATCATAAAGTTCAAAAAATAATGGATCAACCGTTAAAAACCTTCTATCTTGTTTTAAATGATCAGAACATTGATTGTGATGAAGGAAAGCAAGAAGATAGTCTCTCCCAATTATTGAATGATTTTGATGAATTTGTTGGACCACTTATTGAGAAAGTACAGGATCAAGGTGATGCATAGTGAGAACCTTAGTTTTGAAGTTTGCTGGTCCCCTCCAAGCTTGGGGTACGAACTCTCATTTTGAAACTAGACATACTGATCTCTATCCATCGAAAAGTGCCGTCATTGGATTAATTAGTGCTTGTTTAGGCTATCAACGTGACGATGATAAACATATCCAAGCTTTAAATGCCTTAAATTTTGCTGTTCGAATTGATCAACAAGGTAATTTACTTCGCGATTACCATACGGCAAAGAAGTACAAGAATAGTGGAAAATTAGAGCGAACTTATGTGACGAATAGATATTATTTAGAAGATGCTATTTTTTTAGTGGCAATTGGTTCAGAAGATGAAGAATTGATGAAAAAAATTGAGGCAGGGCTAAAATCTCCCTATTATCAACCCTTTATGGGACGTCGTGCCCTACCTTTGAACGTTGATTTTATTTTTCAATCGACAGACAAGGACGTGTTGACGATTCTAAAGGAAATTACTTGGCAAGCGGCTTCTTGGTATAAAAAGAACCATAGTAAACGACTATCTATCTATGCTGACGCGTATTTACAAGCTGATAGTCCAACACATCAGCGTAGAGATAGAGTTAATTCCTTTTCGCAAAAAGAACGTAAATTTTCCTATCGAAGTGAATGTCGTATCGACACCATAGTTAAAGATTCTAGTGGGGTTGGGGATCATGATGCCTTTTCTGTTTTGAAGGAGGTTGATTAATTGTGTATATGTCTCGCGTCGCTATTGATACTAAAAATCCAATGAAAATGAGATCTTTAAATCATCTTGGAGCTTATCATAACTGGGTGGAAAGTAGTTTTCCTGAGGAATTTGATGCTAATATCCGTACACGAAAATTGTGGCGGATTGATAAAGTAGATGGTCAAGAATATTTACTAATAGTGAGTCCTAGTAAACCGAATCGAGAAGCATTGGAGAAATATGGTATTACTGGCAGTGCCCAAGTGGCTGATTATTCTTCTTTTCTAAATAACTTGGAAGAGGGGATGGAAGCGCAATTTCGAGTACGGTTAAACCCTGTAGTTTCTGAGTCCCAACCAGGAAAAAAGAGAGGTCGTGTTGTCCCTCTATATGGAGATGAGAAACAATTGAACTTTCTGCTAGATAGAGACAAAAAGAATGGTTTTCAAATTAATCCAGTGACACTATGTATTGTAGAAAAAGGTTTTGAACCAGTAAAAAAGCGAAATGAAGCTACTATAAAGCTTAGTTCTGCCACCTATGAAGGTGTATTAAAAATTACAGATCTTAATCAATTTAAGCAAACTTTGAAGGAAGGTTTTGGTCGGAAGAAGGCTTATGGTTTTGGTTTAATGACAATTATTCCTATGAGGTGAGTGAATGACTAAACAGAGTGGCGCCAAGAAAGCTAATCTTACGGAATTACCTCGTATTGGTGATAGGGTTTCTTTTATTTATATTGAACATGCAAAAATTAATCGCATAGATAGTGCAATTACAGTAGTGGATAACAGAGGGACAGTACGGATCCCAGCGGCTATGATAGGAGTTCTCTTATTAGGTCCAGGAACGGACATTAGTCATAGGGCGGTAGAACTGATCGGCGATACGGGGACCAGCTTGGTATGGGTAGGAGAATATGGTGTGCGTTATTATGCACATGGAAGATCCTTGGCTCATTCTACCCGCTTTTTAGAAAAGCAGGCAAAATTGGTTTCGAATCGCCGCTCTCGCTTAACGGTTGCTCGTAAGATGTACCAAATGC
This genomic stretch from Aerococcus mictus harbors:
- the cas7e gene encoding type I-E CRISPR-associated protein Cas7/Cse4/CasC translates to MKNNERIFVDIHAIQTVPPSNINRDDTGSPKTAQYGGVRRARVSSQSWKRAMREYFYEKSVQSNVGVRTLQIVRYLADKIQILDDTLDDESAMKLADETINKAGIKTAAPKGSKDKNHKQAKALFFLGDTQANELAQAAVDGVTDKKALQNILRDNPAIDIALFGRMVADDPSLNEDASSQVAHAISTHAVRPEFDFYTAVDDLAPEDNAGAGMLGTVEYNSSTLYRYANVAVHELSRQLNNPQATLNTLKLFIESFTKSMPTGKINTFANQTLPQALLVTVRDDRPVNLVSAFEKPVKTQDGYVEKSVENLFSEYHKVQKIMDQPLKTFYLVLNDQNIDCDEGKQEDSLSQLLNDFDEFVGPLIEKVQDQGDA
- the cas5e gene encoding type I-E CRISPR-associated protein Cas5/CasD, coding for MRTLVLKFAGPLQAWGTNSHFETRHTDLYPSKSAVIGLISACLGYQRDDDKHIQALNALNFAVRIDQQGNLLRDYHTAKKYKNSGKLERTYVTNRYYLEDAIFLVAIGSEDEELMKKIEAGLKSPYYQPFMGRRALPLNVDFIFQSTDKDVLTILKEITWQAASWYKKNHSKRLSIYADAYLQADSPTHQRRDRVNSFSQKERKFSYRSECRIDTIVKDSSGVGDHDAFSVLKEVD
- the cas6e gene encoding type I-E CRISPR-associated protein Cas6/Cse3/CasE: MYMSRVAIDTKNPMKMRSLNHLGAYHNWVESSFPEEFDANIRTRKLWRIDKVDGQEYLLIVSPSKPNREALEKYGITGSAQVADYSSFLNNLEEGMEAQFRVRLNPVVSESQPGKKRGRVVPLYGDEKQLNFLLDRDKKNGFQINPVTLCIVEKGFEPVKKRNEATIKLSSATYEGVLKITDLNQFKQTLKEGFGRKKAYGFGLMTIIPMR